The Ornithinimicrobium faecis genome includes a window with the following:
- the trpD gene encoding anthranilate phosphoribosyltransferase: MSEEPTTTWSDLLTTLCSGGDLSTQEAAWAMDRVMLGEASPARLAAFLAALRTKGETADEMQGLADMMLSHALRFEVTGPSLDIVGTGGDRAHTVNISTMSAVVAAGAGVPVVKHGNRAASSSSGSADVLEALGIRLDATPEQVVRVFHEVGITFCFALTFHPSFRHSAVVRKDLGIATAFNFLGPLTNPAQPRYAAVGVADARMAPLVAGVFAGRGKDAAIFRGDDGLDELTTSGTSHVWWVHDGTVREFTLSPEMVGLSPHPVSELRGADAEHNAGVARRLFDGEQGAARVAVLLNAGTALAVAAADTDAQHPQTQEEFEALIGSGVARATDSIDAGKAAAVIDRWVAATGS, encoded by the coding sequence GTGAGTGAGGAGCCGACCACGACCTGGTCGGACCTGCTGACCACGCTGTGCTCCGGCGGTGACCTGAGCACGCAGGAGGCTGCCTGGGCGATGGACCGGGTCATGCTCGGTGAGGCCTCTCCCGCGCGGCTGGCTGCCTTCCTGGCCGCGCTGCGCACCAAGGGCGAGACCGCCGACGAGATGCAGGGCCTGGCGGACATGATGCTCTCGCACGCCCTGCGCTTCGAGGTCACGGGACCCAGCCTGGACATCGTCGGCACCGGCGGCGACCGGGCCCACACCGTGAACATCTCCACGATGTCCGCCGTGGTGGCCGCCGGAGCCGGCGTGCCGGTCGTCAAGCACGGCAACCGCGCCGCCTCGTCATCGTCCGGGTCTGCGGACGTCCTCGAGGCACTCGGGATCCGGCTGGACGCCACGCCCGAGCAGGTCGTGCGGGTCTTCCACGAGGTCGGGATCACGTTCTGCTTCGCGCTGACCTTCCACCCCTCCTTCCGGCACTCCGCCGTGGTGCGCAAGGACCTGGGGATCGCGACGGCCTTCAACTTCCTGGGGCCGCTGACCAACCCGGCGCAGCCGCGCTATGCCGCCGTCGGCGTGGCCGATGCCCGGATGGCGCCGCTGGTGGCCGGGGTCTTCGCCGGCCGCGGCAAGGACGCGGCCATCTTCCGTGGTGATGACGGTCTGGACGAGCTGACCACCTCCGGCACCTCGCACGTCTGGTGGGTCCACGACGGCACGGTCCGCGAGTTCACGCTGTCTCCCGAGATGGTCGGTCTGAGCCCTCACCCGGTGTCCGAACTGCGCGGCGCTGACGCCGAGCACAACGCGGGAGTGGCCCGTCGCCTGTTTGACGGCGAGCAGGGTGCCGCACGGGTGGCGGTGCTGCTCAACGCCGGCACTGCCCTGGCGGTGGCTGCGGCCGACACGGACGCTCAGCACCCGCAGACCCAGGAAGAGTTCGAGGCCCTCATCGGCTCCGGGGTCGCACGGGCAACGGACTCGATCGATGCTGGGAAGGCCGCGGCGGTCATCGACCGTTGGGTTGCGGCAACGGGTTCGTAA
- a CDS encoding FAD-dependent monooxygenase, with amino-acid sequence MSTSTRVSIVGGGIAGLALAAALDPARFAVTIHEAEPDRAASGSALTLWPAATRALRRIGAGEVVDRHTASVAGGTIRDLRTGRRLLPSASARLTIVPRPELLAALEACLPSTVRREQALISDPSALDADIVVGADGVRSRVRALVRRSRPERTPTGYLALRGLSEQPPDTGDVGEYWGRGRLFGLVPLQSGAYWFTTHRSTLGPEPINPREALAEVRDVFSGVAAPVQQVLAGARAERVVVTKLWVAPGMGRYARGRYVLIGDAAHAMTPNLGRGAGDAIIDAVSLAPVLGSRFGLARWQARRLPFTQGARVASGCVMNLALSGQPQRMLGRA; translated from the coding sequence GTGAGCACGAGCACGCGGGTCTCGATCGTCGGCGGTGGGATCGCGGGGCTCGCCCTGGCCGCCGCGCTCGACCCGGCACGCTTCGCGGTCACCATCCACGAGGCTGAGCCCGACCGGGCTGCCTCGGGCAGCGCCCTGACGCTCTGGCCGGCGGCGACCCGAGCACTCCGGCGCATCGGTGCTGGGGAGGTGGTGGATCGGCATACGGCCTCCGTGGCGGGCGGCACGATCCGGGACCTGCGCACTGGCCGTCGTCTCCTGCCCTCCGCCAGCGCGCGGCTGACGATCGTGCCCAGGCCCGAGCTGCTCGCCGCGCTGGAGGCCTGCCTGCCGTCGACCGTTCGTCGCGAGCAGGCGCTGATCAGTGACCCGAGCGCGCTCGACGCCGACATCGTTGTGGGGGCCGACGGTGTGCGCAGCCGGGTGCGTGCTCTGGTGCGGCGCAGTCGTCCCGAGCGGACGCCCACGGGCTATCTGGCGCTGCGGGGGCTCTCGGAGCAGCCCCCGGACACTGGCGACGTGGGGGAGTACTGGGGCCGCGGCCGACTCTTCGGGCTGGTGCCGCTGCAGTCCGGTGCCTACTGGTTCACCACGCACCGCAGCACCCTCGGGCCGGAGCCGATCAACCCACGGGAGGCGCTGGCGGAGGTGCGGGATGTCTTCTCCGGCGTCGCCGCACCGGTGCAGCAGGTCCTGGCCGGCGCGCGGGCAGAGCGCGTCGTGGTCACCAAGCTCTGGGTGGCGCCCGGCATGGGGCGCTATGCCAGGGGCCGCTATGTGCTGATCGGGGACGCCGCGCACGCCATGACACCCAACCTCGGGCGCGGCGCCGGCGACGCGATCATCGACGCCGTCAGCCTGGCCCCTGTCCTGGGGTCACGGTTCGGCCTGGCGCGCTGGCAGGCCCGCCGGCTGCCGTTTACGCAGGGCGCACGCGTGGCCTCGGGCTGCGTGATGAACCTCGCGCTCAGCGGCCAACCCCAGCGGATGCTCGGACGCGCCTGA
- a CDS encoding Lrp/AsnC family transcriptional regulator, producing MISAIVLIKADVARIPEAAQAIAEIEGISEVYSVTGNVDLIAVARVSKHEDFADVIADRLNKIDGVQETETHIAFRTYSSEDLEAAFSIGLE from the coding sequence GTGATTTCCGCCATCGTGTTGATCAAGGCCGACGTAGCCCGCATACCCGAGGCCGCCCAGGCCATCGCCGAGATCGAGGGGATCTCCGAGGTCTACTCGGTGACCGGCAACGTCGATCTGATCGCGGTGGCCCGCGTGTCCAAGCACGAGGACTTCGCCGACGTCATTGCCGACCGCCTCAACAAGATCGACGGTGTGCAGGAGACCGAGACGCACATCGCGTTCCGCACCTACTCCTCCGAGGACCTTGAGGCTGCCTTCTCCATCGGCCTGGAGTGA
- a CDS encoding DEDD exonuclease domain-containing protein, translating to MQMVQETFDDLGVALSDVTFVVVDLETTGGSPADCGITEIGAVKVRGGEILGEFQTLVRPSTPIPAFISVLTGITNAMVSDAPRIASALPAFLEFARGSVLVAHNAGFDVGFLKAAAAQTGHRWPGFAVLDTVRLARQLVHRDEAPNHKLSSLAALFSATTTPDHRALHDARATVDVLHGLIERVGNLGVHTLEELQSYHSRVTPAQRRKRFLADEMPSAPGVYVFKDHRGEPLYVGTAVDIRRRTRTYFTASETRRRMAEMVGIAESITPIVCATRLEAQVRELRLIAEHKPRYNRRSRHPEKALWVKLTVEPFPRLSIVRQVRGDGAHYAGPFGSRKSAEAAVTAVHEVVPLRQCTQALSERSRKSACVLFEMGRCGGPCIGEQTSQEYAEVAGQAATALIGDGRDVLSALRARLDTLAEQERFEDATSLRDRMLALVRASARAQRLAPLSQAPEIVAAQRRESGGWEVVCVRYGRLAGTTITPRGADPMPYIDALRATAEVVAEPTAPAPAAHPEEAELVLKWLETPGTRLVTMEGEWTCPVGGAGGARAELEPMSRRWSEFSEPWGEPPSVKPLERPPGALRASG from the coding sequence ATGCAGATGGTGCAAGAGACATTCGACGACCTGGGGGTCGCCCTGTCGGATGTGACGTTCGTGGTCGTCGACCTCGAGACGACGGGCGGCTCCCCCGCCGACTGCGGCATCACCGAGATCGGCGCCGTCAAGGTGCGCGGCGGTGAGATCCTCGGCGAGTTCCAGACGCTGGTGCGCCCGAGCACGCCGATCCCGGCCTTCATCTCGGTGCTGACCGGCATCACCAACGCGATGGTGTCCGACGCGCCCCGCATCGCGTCGGCCCTGCCGGCCTTCCTGGAGTTTGCGCGCGGCTCGGTCCTGGTCGCCCACAACGCTGGCTTCGACGTCGGTTTCCTCAAGGCGGCCGCGGCCCAGACCGGCCACCGGTGGCCGGGGTTTGCGGTGCTGGACACGGTGCGACTGGCTCGCCAGCTGGTGCACCGCGACGAGGCACCCAACCACAAGCTGTCCAGCCTGGCGGCCCTGTTCAGCGCGACAACCACCCCCGATCACCGGGCCCTGCACGACGCGCGGGCCACGGTGGACGTGCTGCACGGGTTGATCGAGCGGGTCGGCAACCTCGGGGTGCACACCCTTGAGGAGCTGCAGAGCTATCACAGCAGGGTGACCCCGGCGCAGCGCCGCAAGCGCTTCCTGGCCGACGAGATGCCCTCTGCCCCAGGGGTCTACGTCTTCAAGGATCACCGTGGCGAGCCGCTCTATGTCGGCACAGCCGTCGACATCCGGCGGCGCACCCGCACCTATTTCACGGCCTCGGAGACCCGACGGCGGATGGCCGAGATGGTGGGCATCGCCGAGTCGATCACCCCGATTGTGTGCGCGACCCGCCTCGAGGCGCAGGTGCGCGAGCTGCGGCTGATCGCCGAGCACAAACCGCGCTACAACCGTCGATCCCGGCACCCGGAGAAGGCCCTGTGGGTCAAGTTGACGGTCGAGCCCTTCCCGCGGCTGTCGATCGTGCGTCAGGTGCGCGGCGACGGTGCGCACTATGCCGGCCCGTTCGGGTCCCGCAAGAGTGCCGAGGCTGCTGTCACCGCGGTCCACGAGGTGGTGCCGCTGCGGCAGTGCACGCAGGCCCTGTCTGAGCGGTCCCGCAAGAGCGCCTGTGTGCTCTTCGAGATGGGTCGGTGCGGCGGTCCCTGCATCGGTGAGCAGACAAGCCAGGAGTATGCCGAGGTCGCCGGTCAGGCGGCCACGGCCCTGATCGGAGATGGTCGGGACGTGCTCAGTGCGCTGCGCGCCCGGTTGGACACCCTGGCCGAGCAGGAGCGCTTCGAGGACGCCACCTCGCTGCGTGACCGGATGCTTGCCCTGGTCCGCGCGTCTGCACGGGCGCAACGTCTGGCACCGCTGTCGCAGGCGCCCGAGATCGTCGCGGCTCAGCGCCGCGAGTCTGGCGGGTGGGAGGTCGTCTGTGTTCGTTACGGCCGGCTGGCCGGGACGACAATCACCCCGCGGGGCGCGGACCCGATGCCCTACATCGACGCACTGCGCGCCACGGCCGAGGTGGTGGCTGAGCCGACCGCCCCGGCGCCCGCCGCCCACCCGGAGGAGGCAGAGCTGGTGCTGAAGTGGCTGGAGACCCCCGGCACCCGGTTGGTCACCATGGAGGGCGAATGGACCTGCCCCGTCGGCGGTGCCGGGGGTGCCCGCGCCGAGTTGGAGCCGATGTCGCGCCGCTGGAGCGAGTTCTCCGAGCCGTGGGGTGAGCCGCCGTCGGTCAAGCCTCTGGAGCGGCCGCCCGGTGCCCTGCGGGCGAGCGGCTGA